A single genomic interval of Bradyrhizobium sp. sBnM-33 harbors:
- a CDS encoding FAD-binding protein produces MSTTGIAGLTLGGGTGYLTRKYGLTSDNLLEADVVLADGRIVTANKSENADLYWGLRGGGGNFGIVTSFLFQAHPVNMVYAGPIFWDLKDARTVMQTYRVPAWRPRGARGLCRVEDRSAGRPVPG; encoded by the coding sequence GTGTCGACGACCGGGATCGCCGGCCTCACCCTCGGCGGCGGCACCGGATACCTCACCCGCAAGTATGGCCTCACCAGCGACAATCTGCTCGAGGCGGATGTCGTGCTCGCCGATGGTCGCATTGTCACCGCCAATAAATCTGAGAACGCTGACCTCTACTGGGGCCTGCGCGGCGGTGGCGGCAATTTTGGCATCGTCACAAGCTTCCTGTTCCAGGCCCATCCGGTGAACATGGTCTATGCCGGTCCAATCTTCTGGGATCTCAAAGATGCCCGGACCGTCATGCAGACGTACCGGGTTCCTGCCTGGCGCCCCCGAGGAGCTCGGGGCCTTTGTCGGGTTGAAGACCGTTCCGCCGGTAGACCCGTTCCCGGCTGA
- a CDS encoding BBE domain-containing protein has translation MKTVPPVDPFPAEHQGKRACAIIACYNGPTEDGQAVMAKLLAELPPPLFNWMGEMPYPALQSMFDPFFPKGLQWYWRGDFVKELTDEAIDAHIAQAQKLPSSLSLMHLYPIDGAVRRIGKSDTAWNTRDATWSMVIAGIDPNPQKAGEITRWTKGYWEAVHPYSADGGYVNFMMDDGDDSRLKATYGDNYDRLVALKAKYDPTNFFSVNQNIKPMHS, from the coding sequence TTGAAGACCGTTCCGCCGGTAGACCCGTTCCCGGCTGAGCATCAGGGTAAGCGCGCCTGCGCCATCATCGCCTGCTACAATGGTCCGACAGAAGACGGCCAGGCGGTCATGGCCAAGTTGCTCGCTGAACTGCCCCCGCCGTTGTTCAACTGGATGGGCGAAATGCCTTATCCGGCTCTCCAGTCCATGTTCGATCCGTTCTTTCCAAAAGGCCTGCAATGGTACTGGCGCGGCGATTTCGTGAAAGAACTGACCGACGAAGCGATTGACGCCCATATCGCCCAAGCACAGAAACTGCCGAGCTCGCTCTCGCTCATGCATCTTTATCCGATCGACGGCGCCGTCCGTCGCATTGGCAAGAGCGACACTGCCTGGAATACGCGCGACGCGACCTGGTCGATGGTCATCGCCGGCATCGATCCCAATCCGCAAAAGGCGGGCGAAATCACCCGCTGGACCAAAGGCTATTGGGAGGCCGTGCATCCATACTCGGCTGACGGTGGTTATGTGAATTTCATGATGGACGATGGGGACGACAGTAGGCTCAAAGCAACATATGGCGACAACTACGATCGTCTTGTTGCATTGAAAGCCAAATACGACCCCACGAACTTCTTCAGCGTCAACCAGAACATCAAGCCTATGCACTCGTAG
- a CDS encoding acetamidase/formamidase family protein, producing MCAGDDKNCPEFELHHRKFKETLDRERRSFLRSSFAAAGGAAAMTAGGISLVTPQMAAAAERNQPAKRSYHHLPANADTVHWGYFSKKLKPQVEIDSGDFITIEALTHHANDDAERMVKGDPGAEGVFLWTKEKKGVNRRGAGPMDASLFGRGAGEGLGVHICTGPVYVRGAQEGDVIELRIIDVTPRPCANPQYPGKAFGSNAAAWWGFHYKDLLTEPKPREVVTIYEVDATGERNWAKAVYNFRWTPQTDPSGVVHKTIDYPGVPVDHSTIKENHGILKNVRIPIRPHFGVIGLAPKEADIVDSIPPSYTGGNIDNWRIGKGATMYYPVAVEGGLLSVGDSHASQGDSELCGTAIECSLNGTFQIILHKKNDLVGTALEALDYPMLETKDEWLVHGFSFANYLTELGDKAQSDIYSKSSVDLALRDAFRKMRKFLMTTKKLTEDEAISLITIGVDFGITQVVDGNWGVHAVIKKDIFAGGET from the coding sequence ATGTGCGCGGGTGACGACAAGAACTGTCCGGAATTCGAATTGCACCACCGCAAGTTCAAGGAGACGCTCGATCGGGAACGCCGGTCGTTCCTGAGGTCCAGCTTCGCCGCGGCCGGCGGCGCAGCGGCGATGACTGCGGGCGGCATTTCTCTGGTGACGCCGCAGATGGCGGCTGCCGCCGAGAGGAACCAACCAGCTAAGCGGTCCTATCACCATTTGCCGGCGAATGCCGACACGGTGCATTGGGGCTATTTCAGCAAGAAGCTGAAACCGCAAGTCGAGATCGATTCCGGCGACTTCATCACCATTGAGGCATTAACCCACCATGCCAACGACGACGCCGAGCGCATGGTGAAGGGCGATCCCGGCGCCGAAGGCGTGTTCCTGTGGACCAAGGAGAAGAAGGGCGTAAACCGACGCGGCGCAGGACCGATGGATGCCTCGCTGTTCGGGCGCGGCGCCGGCGAGGGCCTTGGCGTGCACATCTGCACCGGCCCGGTCTACGTACGCGGCGCCCAGGAGGGTGACGTGATTGAGTTACGCATTATCGACGTCACACCCCGGCCTTGCGCCAATCCGCAATATCCGGGAAAGGCTTTCGGCAGCAACGCGGCCGCATGGTGGGGCTTTCACTATAAGGACCTGCTCACCGAGCCAAAACCGCGCGAAGTGGTCACGATCTACGAAGTCGACGCCACCGGCGAACGCAACTGGGCGAAAGCCGTGTATAATTTCCGATGGACTCCGCAGACCGATCCTTCGGGGGTGGTGCACAAAACCATCGACTATCCTGGCGTTCCAGTCGATCACTCTACGATCAAGGAGAACCACGGCATCTTGAAGAACGTGCGCATCCCGATACGTCCGCATTTCGGCGTAATCGGCTTGGCGCCCAAGGAAGCCGATATCGTCGACTCGATTCCGCCGAGCTATACCGGTGGCAACATCGATAATTGGCGGATCGGCAAGGGCGCGACGATGTATTATCCGGTTGCGGTCGAAGGTGGCCTGTTATCGGTTGGCGACTCGCACGCTTCCCAGGGAGATTCCGAGCTGTGCGGTACAGCAATCGAATGCTCGCTGAACGGCACCTTCCAGATCATCCTGCACAAGAAAAACGATCTCGTCGGTACGGCTCTCGAAGCTCTGGATTATCCGATGCTGGAAACCAAGGACGAGTGGCTGGTGCACGGCTTCAGCTTCGCCAACTATCTCACCGAATTAGGTGACAAGGCACAGTCGGACATTTACTCGAAATCGTCGGTTGACCTTGCTTTGCGCGATGCGTTCCGCAAGATGCGCAAGTTTTTGATGACGACCAAAAAGCTCACCGAGGATGAGGCGATCTCTTTGATTACGATTGGCGTCGACTTCGGCATCACCCAAGTGGTGGATGGAAATTGGGGCGTCCACGCAGTCATCAAGAAGGATATCTTCGCCGGCGGCGAGACCTGA
- a CDS encoding alpha/beta fold hydrolase: protein MKHHYTVTLGLGAIGLLGCCLAFATCLVLPSPAMSGPSAREVEVNSVRLHYVEEGSGDPMIVVHGGASDLRTWEPLRERIAAKYRFIAYTQRYFGTGPWPDEGKNFSVATHADDLAKFITSLNAGPVHLVGWSYGGTVATVAAVKNPSLVRSLIVYEPGLVSVLSEESVEGKAAREDRAKIFGPAIAAAKAGDAIQAAKLLREGVMQLGPGGFDREPQATQTRVLDNARTVPLAFAAPPSPAITCDMLKNFARPTLVMRGDKTQPYFALISDAISKCVPAARLDVLKNVHHGGPHQDPAAFTAAVFEFLSQRAFLIAPAMSPGAQQ from the coding sequence ATGAAACATCACTACACAGTGACATTAGGATTAGGCGCTATTGGCCTTCTTGGCTGTTGTCTCGCTTTTGCCACATGCCTTGTGTTGCCGTCGCCCGCAATGTCCGGGCCATCGGCCAGGGAAGTCGAGGTCAACAGTGTTCGCCTGCACTATGTGGAGGAGGGTTCGGGGGACCCGATGATCGTCGTGCATGGAGGCGCGTCCGACCTTCGCACTTGGGAGCCACTCAGAGAGAGAATCGCCGCGAAGTATCGCTTTATCGCCTATACCCAGCGATATTTCGGGACCGGGCCATGGCCCGACGAGGGAAAGAACTTCAGCGTCGCGACCCACGCCGATGATCTCGCCAAGTTCATTACCTCACTCAACGCGGGACCTGTTCATCTCGTTGGCTGGTCTTACGGCGGTACGGTGGCCACGGTCGCGGCGGTGAAGAATCCATCGCTGGTACGCAGCCTCATTGTGTATGAGCCGGGCCTCGTCTCGGTGCTTTCCGAAGAGAGCGTCGAGGGAAAAGCCGCGCGGGAAGATCGGGCAAAGATTTTTGGTCCGGCCATCGCTGCGGCCAAGGCCGGTGACGCCATCCAGGCAGCCAAGCTACTGAGGGAGGGCGTGATGCAACTCGGGCCTGGTGGGTTCGACCGCGAGCCGCAAGCGACTCAGACGAGGGTGCTCGATAACGCTCGAACGGTCCCGCTGGCGTTTGCAGCTCCGCCATCGCCAGCCATCACGTGCGACATGCTGAAGAATTTTGCTCGCCCGACGCTGGTGATGCGGGGGGACAAGACGCAGCCATACTTCGCGCTGATTAGTGACGCGATCAGCAAGTGCGTGCCAGCGGCGCGGTTGGACGTTCTTAAAAATGTCCACCACGGCGGCCCGCATCAGGATCCGGCAGCGTTTACTGCTGCCGTATTCGAGTTCTTGTCGCAGCGCGCTTTTCTGATAGCCCCCGCGATGAGCCCAGGGGCTCAGCAGTGA